In Sphingobacterium thalpophilum, a genomic segment contains:
- a CDS encoding tetratricopeptide repeat protein: MTNSKLLFSLLLAGSVGTVSAQSLKDARAAIEAENYGKAKTILQQLVTKQPKNGDNYFYLGQIYLVNDRADSAAAIFNQGLAADPKATINNVGLGYVDLMKKDKASAESKFALATAKLGKKDYEPLLEIGRAYIKAPEPDYAKALEYLTQAKEKNKKDIAIPIALGDAYRGLKEGSLAYTSYGEATDIDPNSVQAKVGQAVIVRGAQAFDEAITQLEAIAAETPAYAPTYRELAETYNQWSRLPGTSDEKYVELNKKAVEQYKKYLEVAGDNSLEAKIRYADFLVYARQYDDLKVVSEELAKNPSVDPKIYRYLGYIAFQKAKDYPKALEYLNQMFSKMEKDRVIPLDYMYLGMSKIAANSPKPAAAGADSTATAAPVLTAENTANIQKGIADIKKAIDLDKELLGETAELAFAKYQEQELQTAASLFELVASYKDNNTYFFDANYYAGEAYYQIGAKEDAASKNEEQVVVNQELRDKAIADLQKAQTFLSVIETTDNKEAQDKYLINALYYKAFAALTADNLEQPKGDFVASFQKLIETINQRGAQEKHKNYLVDANTYIGLYYYVKQDLPKAKESFQKVLAIDPANEAVKGYLQGIK; this comes from the coding sequence ATGACAAACAGTAAATTATTATTTAGTCTTTTATTGGCGGGATCTGTGGGCACAGTAAGTGCACAAAGTTTGAAAGATGCTAGAGCAGCCATCGAGGCTGAGAATTATGGTAAAGCGAAAACTATCCTTCAACAGTTAGTGACTAAGCAACCTAAGAATGGAGATAATTATTTCTATTTGGGTCAAATTTATTTGGTAAACGACAGAGCGGATTCTGCCGCTGCGATTTTCAACCAAGGTTTGGCTGCTGATCCAAAGGCTACAATCAACAATGTAGGTTTGGGCTATGTTGACTTAATGAAAAAGGATAAAGCGAGCGCTGAATCTAAATTCGCTTTGGCAACCGCAAAATTAGGTAAGAAAGATTATGAACCATTATTGGAAATCGGTCGTGCATATATTAAAGCGCCGGAGCCCGATTATGCGAAAGCTTTGGAATATCTAACGCAAGCGAAAGAAAAAAACAAAAAAGATATTGCAATTCCTATCGCATTAGGTGATGCTTATCGTGGTTTAAAAGAAGGTTCATTGGCCTATACAAGCTATGGTGAAGCGACTGATATCGATCCAAATTCAGTACAAGCGAAAGTTGGACAGGCTGTGATCGTACGTGGTGCACAAGCTTTTGATGAAGCTATCACACAATTGGAAGCTATTGCAGCAGAGACTCCGGCTTACGCACCTACTTATCGTGAGTTGGCTGAAACATATAATCAATGGTCAAGATTACCGGGTACTTCTGACGAGAAATATGTTGAGTTAAATAAAAAGGCTGTTGAGCAATACAAAAAATATCTAGAAGTTGCGGGTGATAATTCATTGGAAGCTAAAATCCGCTACGCAGATTTCTTGGTTTATGCACGTCAGTACGACGATTTGAAAGTGGTTTCTGAGGAATTAGCGAAAAACCCTTCTGTAGATCCAAAAATCTATCGTTATTTGGGTTATATCGCTTTCCAAAAAGCGAAAGATTATCCAAAAGCTTTGGAATACTTAAACCAGATGTTTAGCAAAATGGAAAAAGATCGTGTAATTCCATTGGATTATATGTATCTAGGTATGTCTAAGATTGCTGCAAATAGCCCTAAGCCAGCGGCTGCTGGTGCAGATAGCACGGCTACTGCGGCTCCGGTATTGACAGCAGAGAATACGGCGAATATTCAAAAGGGTATTGCCGATATTAAGAAAGCAATTGATTTAGACAAAGAATTGTTGGGAGAAACAGCTGAGTTGGCATTTGCTAAATACCAAGAGCAAGAATTGCAGACAGCAGCCTCTTTATTCGAACTAGTTGCTTCTTATAAAGATAACAATACATATTTTTTTGATGCAAACTACTATGCTGGAGAAGCTTATTACCAAATCGGTGCAAAGGAAGATGCTGCTAGTAAGAATGAAGAACAAGTCGTCGTTAATCAAGAATTGAGAGATAAAGCAATTGCTGATTTGCAAAAAGCACAGACTTTTTTATCTGTTATTGAAACGACAGACAATAAAGAAGCACAAGATAAATATTTGATCAATGCGCTTTATTATAAAGCTTTTGCTGCCTTAACCGCGGACAACTTGGAGCAACCTAAAGGTGATTTCGTTGCATCCTTCCAAAAATTGATCGAAACCATCAATCAACGCGGTGCGCAAGAGAAACATAAGAACTATTTAGTTGATGCGAATACCTATATCGGTCTTTACTATTATGTGAAACAAGATCTTCCTAAAGCAAAGGAAAGCTTCCAAAAAGTATTGGCAATAGATCCAGCAAATGAAGCTGTTAAAGGCTATTTACAAGGTATCAAATAA
- a CDS encoding NADH-quinone oxidoreductase subunit A produces MEQANSMPIDYLPIFIQLLVAVGFGVGTIIITHLIGPKVRTENKLGAFESGIEVVGNARQPFSIKYFLVAILFVIFDVEVIFMYPWAVNFREMGLQGLIEMFIFMGLLLLGFIYVIKKKALSWD; encoded by the coding sequence ATGGAGCAAGCCAATAGTATGCCGATAGACTACTTGCCTATATTTATACAGCTTCTAGTAGCTGTTGGATTTGGGGTAGGTACCATAATTATTACACATCTTATCGGGCCAAAGGTCCGCACAGAAAACAAGCTTGGAGCTTTTGAATCAGGAATTGAAGTTGTCGGAAATGCCAGGCAGCCTTTCTCTATCAAATATTTCTTGGTCGCTATCCTGTTTGTCATATTTGATGTTGAAGTTATTTTCATGTATCCATGGGCAGTCAACTTCCGGGAAATGGGACTACAGGGCTTAATCGAGATGTTTATTTTCATGGGACTGCTCTTGTTGGGCTTTATCTATGTGATCAAGAAGAAAGCATTGAGTTGGGACTAG
- a CDS encoding NADH-quinone oxidoreductase subunit B: protein MSDIKLAEAPPGVEGAGFFATSLDKAIGLARANSLWPLPFATSCCGIEFMATMGSTYDLARFGAERPSFSPRQADMLLVMGTIAKKMAPVLKQVYVQMAEPRWVIAVGACASSGGIFDTYSVLQGIDEIIPVDVYVPGCPPRPEAILDGVLRLQDIVKNESLNRRNTPEYKALLEKYGIHTNK from the coding sequence ATGAGTGATATAAAATTGGCAGAAGCTCCTCCGGGAGTAGAAGGCGCAGGTTTTTTTGCGACGAGTTTGGATAAAGCCATTGGCTTGGCCCGAGCTAACTCGTTATGGCCTTTACCGTTCGCCACATCCTGTTGTGGTATCGAGTTTATGGCAACGATGGGCTCTACTTACGATTTGGCTAGATTTGGTGCCGAACGCCCTAGTTTTTCGCCGCGTCAGGCAGATATGCTATTGGTGATGGGTACCATTGCTAAGAAAATGGCTCCGGTGTTAAAGCAGGTGTATGTGCAAATGGCCGAGCCGCGCTGGGTAATTGCTGTCGGGGCTTGTGCATCTAGTGGTGGTATTTTCGATACGTATTCTGTCCTACAAGGAATAGACGAAATTATACCGGTTGATGTGTATGTGCCAGGTTGTCCTCCCCGTCCAGAAGCAATTTTGGATGGCGTCTTGCGTCTGCAGGACATCGTGAAGAACGAATCGTTGAACCGGAGAAATACACCCGAATACAAAGCGCTGCTTGAAAAGTACGGAATACATACAAATAAATAG
- a CDS encoding NADH-quinone oxidoreductase subunit C: protein MMENSFLLDKLQGNFPAKITEIQDAHNLLTIVVDTEDVIDVLRFLKSNKELQFIHLTDITAVHYPHLEKEFAVVYHIHSLVHNIRIRVKVFLHGPNPEIPTATVVWRGANWMERETFDFFGVNFIGHPDLRRILNVDDMEVFPMRKEYPLEDPNRVDKKDLYFGR, encoded by the coding sequence ATGATGGAAAACAGTTTTTTATTGGATAAGCTCCAAGGAAATTTTCCGGCAAAGATTACCGAAATTCAAGATGCGCACAATCTATTGACCATTGTTGTCGATACGGAAGATGTGATTGATGTACTTCGTTTCTTAAAATCGAATAAGGAGTTGCAGTTTATTCATCTCACGGATATTACGGCGGTACATTATCCGCATTTAGAAAAGGAGTTTGCTGTAGTTTATCATATCCACAGTCTCGTTCATAATATCCGAATCCGCGTGAAGGTCTTTTTGCATGGGCCGAATCCTGAGATTCCAACAGCAACCGTCGTTTGGAGAGGTGCAAATTGGATGGAACGTGAGACTTTTGATTTTTTTGGTGTGAATTTTATAGGGCATCCCGATTTGAGAAGGATTTTGAATGTAGATGATATGGAGGTGTTTCCAATGCGTAAGGAATATCCTTTGGAAGATCCCAATCGCGTAGATAAGAAAGATTTGTATTTCGGCCGTTAA
- a CDS encoding NADH-quinone oxidoreductase subunit D, which produces MSEFISKITANQPVFEDNDPQDELITLNIGPTHPATHGVFQNVVQIDGERIVSGVSTIGYIHRAFEKIAEHRPFYQITPLTDRLNYCSSPINNMGWHMTVEKLLKIEIPKRVQYMRVIVMELARIADHIICNGILGVDTGAFSGFLYVMQEREFIYEIFEEICGARLTTNIGRIGGFERDFNAIAFEKIHEFLKRYPPVLKEFEELFVRNRIFIERTSGVAAVTAEDALDYGWSGPILRATGVDYDVRVQNPYCSYEEFDFDVPVGTTGDVYDRFMVRNAEMWQSLRIIEQALAKIEKEPKGVFHAEVPDFYLPPKEQVYTNMEALIYHFKIVMGEVDTPKAEVYHAVEGANGELGFYLIHDGGRTPYRLHFRRPSFVNYQMFAPMSAGMLISDAIINMSSLNVIAGELDA; this is translated from the coding sequence ATGAGCGAATTTATAAGCAAGATAACAGCTAATCAGCCTGTCTTCGAAGACAACGATCCGCAAGACGAGTTGATTACCCTAAATATTGGTCCCACGCATCCCGCTACGCATGGCGTATTTCAGAACGTGGTGCAAATCGATGGCGAGCGTATTGTGAGTGGTGTGTCCACGATCGGTTATATTCATCGCGCATTTGAAAAAATTGCTGAACATCGACCTTTTTACCAAATAACGCCTTTGACTGATCGTCTAAATTATTGCTCGTCTCCAATCAATAATATGGGCTGGCATATGACCGTTGAAAAACTGCTCAAGATCGAGATTCCTAAGCGGGTGCAGTATATGCGTGTTATCGTCATGGAGCTTGCCCGTATTGCAGATCATATTATTTGTAATGGTATTTTGGGGGTAGATACAGGTGCTTTTTCGGGCTTTTTGTATGTGATGCAGGAACGCGAGTTTATCTATGAAATTTTTGAAGAAATCTGTGGCGCTCGTCTGACAACGAACATTGGTCGTATTGGAGGCTTCGAGCGTGATTTCAATGCGATAGCCTTTGAGAAAATACATGAATTTCTGAAACGCTATCCTCCGGTATTAAAAGAGTTTGAAGAGTTGTTTGTTCGTAACCGCATTTTTATAGAACGAACCTCGGGTGTTGCTGCTGTAACGGCAGAAGATGCACTGGATTATGGCTGGTCTGGTCCTATTTTGCGGGCGACAGGTGTAGATTACGATGTGCGTGTACAGAATCCTTATTGCTCGTATGAAGAATTTGATTTCGATGTACCTGTTGGTACAACAGGTGATGTATATGATCGTTTCATGGTTCGGAATGCTGAAATGTGGCAATCACTTCGGATTATTGAACAGGCATTAGCGAAAATTGAGAAAGAGCCCAAAGGCGTCTTCCATGCAGAGGTCCCTGATTTCTATTTACCTCCGAAAGAACAGGTATATACCAATATGGAGGCGCTAATTTACCATTTTAAAATCGTCATGGGTGAGGTGGATACACCGAAAGCTGAAGTCTATCATGCGGTCGAAGGTGCAAATGGTGAACTTGGTTTTTATTTGATTCACGATGGTGGACGGACACCTTATCGCCTGCATTTCAGGAGACCTTCTTTTGTCAATTATCAGATGTTTGCGCCAATGAGTGCAGGAATGCTGATTTCAGATGCCATTATAAATATGAGTAGTCTTAACGTTATAGCTGGAGAATTAGATGCTTAG
- the nuoE gene encoding NAD(P)H-dependent oxidoreductase subunit E yields the protein MLSVKQHNENVTFSPELLAKFGEVVSRYPEGKQKSGLLPILHLVQAEYGWVSADAMDKVAVYLNILPIEVYEVATFYTMFLLQPKGKYVLEICRTGPCCLVGAERIMGHLEQKLGVKEGEVTSDGLFSWRGVECLAACGFGPVLQIGPEYTFYENLTEDKVDELIDNLKAKTE from the coding sequence ATGCTTAGTGTAAAACAACATAATGAAAATGTAACGTTTTCTCCAGAATTGTTAGCCAAGTTTGGAGAAGTGGTAAGCCGTTACCCCGAAGGAAAGCAGAAATCAGGCTTATTGCCCATTTTACATTTAGTTCAGGCGGAATACGGCTGGGTCAGCGCAGATGCGATGGATAAGGTTGCTGTCTACCTGAATATATTACCGATTGAGGTATATGAGGTGGCAACTTTCTATACCATGTTCCTACTGCAGCCCAAAGGAAAATACGTGCTGGAGATCTGCCGTACCGGGCCTTGTTGTTTGGTCGGTGCAGAGCGTATTATGGGGCATTTAGAGCAAAAGCTCGGTGTGAAAGAAGGCGAGGTCACAAGCGATGGGCTTTTCTCTTGGCGTGGTGTAGAATGTTTGGCTGCCTGCGGTTTTGGACCTGTCTTACAGATCGGCCCTGAATATACATTCTATGAGAATCTGACCGAAGATAAAGTCGACGAATTGATTGATAATTTAAAAGCTAAAACAGAATAA
- the nuoF gene encoding NADH-quinone oxidoreductase subunit NuoF has translation MARKLLLTHIDVPGINTFEVYRQKGGYVAVEKVLKTMSPEDVVEEVKKSGLRGRGGAGFPTGMKWSFLAKPEGVPRYLVCNADESEPGTFKDRYLMTHIPHALIEGMIVSSFALGAHTSYIYVRGEMMPQIRILERAIAEAKEKGFLGKNILGSGYDLEIYVQPGGGAYICGEETALLESLEGKRGNPRIKPPFPAIAGLYNCPTVVNNVESIATTVPIIYLGGEEYAKIGVERSTGTKLISASGNIVKPGVYEIELGLPVEEFIYSDEYCGGIANGKRMKAVVAGGSSVPILPANLILKTAAGNSRLMTYESLADGGFQTGTMLGSGGFIVFDEDQCVVRNTWNFARFYHHESCGQCSPCREGTGWMEKVLHKIESGHGAMEDIDLLWDVQRKIEGNTICPLGDAAAWPVAAAIRHFRDEFEWHILHPEESQTRNYGLAHYADPLQPIVS, from the coding sequence ATGGCACGTAAACTTTTGTTGACTCATATCGATGTTCCGGGCATCAATACCTTTGAGGTCTATCGACAAAAAGGTGGTTATGTTGCTGTTGAAAAAGTATTAAAGACAATGTCTCCTGAGGATGTTGTCGAAGAGGTTAAGAAGTCTGGATTACGTGGTCGTGGGGGAGCTGGTTTTCCTACGGGGATGAAATGGTCCTTTTTGGCCAAACCTGAGGGGGTGCCGCGCTATTTGGTCTGTAATGCCGACGAGTCTGAACCAGGGACATTCAAAGACCGTTATTTAATGACACATATTCCGCACGCACTCATTGAGGGAATGATTGTATCCAGCTTTGCTTTGGGGGCACACACCTCGTATATCTATGTGCGTGGAGAGATGATGCCACAGATCAGAATTCTGGAGCGTGCTATTGCTGAAGCCAAGGAAAAAGGGTTTTTGGGTAAAAATATTTTAGGTTCGGGGTATGATCTGGAAATCTATGTTCAACCGGGAGGTGGCGCGTATATCTGTGGTGAGGAAACGGCTTTATTAGAGTCCTTGGAAGGCAAACGAGGTAATCCGCGTATTAAACCACCATTCCCGGCTATCGCGGGTTTATATAACTGCCCGACAGTGGTGAATAATGTCGAGTCTATTGCAACGACAGTTCCCATTATTTATTTGGGTGGTGAAGAGTATGCTAAGATCGGTGTAGAGCGTAGTACTGGAACAAAATTAATTTCCGCTAGCGGAAATATTGTAAAACCAGGTGTCTATGAGATCGAACTAGGTCTGCCTGTGGAAGAATTTATTTACTCGGACGAATATTGTGGTGGTATTGCCAATGGGAAACGAATGAAGGCTGTTGTAGCCGGAGGCTCTTCGGTGCCTATTTTACCGGCTAATCTGATCTTGAAAACTGCTGCTGGAAATAGTCGATTGATGACTTATGAGTCATTGGCTGATGGTGGCTTCCAAACTGGTACAATGCTCGGATCAGGTGGTTTCATCGTATTTGATGAGGATCAGTGCGTGGTGCGTAATACCTGGAACTTTGCGCGATTCTACCATCATGAAAGCTGTGGTCAATGCTCACCTTGTCGTGAAGGAACAGGCTGGATGGAGAAGGTACTGCATAAGATCGAGAGCGGTCATGGTGCTATGGAGGATATTGATTTATTGTGGGACGTTCAACGAAAAATAGAAGGGAATACAATTTGCCCATTGGGTGATGCTGCGGCATGGCCTGTGGCAGCAGCAATACGACACTTTAGGGATGAATTTGAATGGCATATCCTGCATCCGGAAGAGTCACAAACAAGAAATTATGGACTGGCACATTATGCTGATCCTTTACAACCAATAGTATCATAA
- a CDS encoding 2Fe-2S iron-sulfur cluster-binding protein translates to MAEAEDVKFKVTIDGIPVEVAPGTSILNAARQIGGDIVPPAMCYYSKLEGSGGKCRTCLVKVSKGSEKDPRPMPKLVASCRTTVMDGMEVQNITSPEVVEARKGVVEILLINHPLDCPICDQAGECKLQDLGYEHGSAHTRYEFDRRTFERIDLGDKIQLHMNRCILCYRCVYVANQLTDQRVHGILGRGDHAEISTYIENVIDNDFSGNVIDVCPVGALTDKTFRFKNRVWFTKPVDAHRDCPTCSGKVTLWYKGEEVIRVTARKDEFGEVEEFICNTCRFDQKKTSDWVLEEPTEIDRHSVISANHYELFNPPKVVKENPILQEQNREQLARTEKLK, encoded by the coding sequence ATGGCAGAAGCGGAAGATGTAAAGTTTAAGGTCACCATCGATGGTATACCGGTAGAGGTTGCTCCTGGGACAAGCATATTAAATGCAGCGAGACAGATCGGCGGCGATATAGTCCCTCCGGCAATGTGTTACTACTCCAAACTGGAGGGGAGTGGCGGTAAATGCCGTACCTGTTTGGTAAAAGTCTCCAAGGGGTCTGAAAAAGATCCAAGACCGATGCCGAAATTGGTGGCTTCTTGTCGTACAACGGTGATGGACGGTATGGAAGTACAAAATATTACTTCGCCAGAGGTGGTGGAAGCAAGAAAAGGTGTTGTTGAAATCTTATTGATTAACCATCCCTTGGATTGTCCAATCTGCGATCAGGCTGGTGAATGTAAATTGCAGGATCTCGGATATGAACACGGCAGCGCTCATACACGCTACGAATTCGATCGACGTACCTTCGAACGCATTGATCTGGGCGATAAGATCCAATTGCATATGAACCGTTGTATCTTATGTTACCGTTGTGTTTATGTCGCAAATCAGTTGACCGACCAGCGTGTACACGGTATCTTAGGACGAGGAGATCATGCCGAGATATCGACTTATATTGAAAATGTAATCGATAATGATTTCTCCGGAAATGTTATTGATGTATGTCCTGTGGGAGCTTTGACAGATAAAACCTTCCGTTTCAAGAACAGGGTATGGTTTACGAAGCCTGTCGATGCACATCGCGATTGTCCGACATGTTCGGGTAAGGTAACCTTATGGTATAAGGGAGAAGAGGTCATTCGGGTAACTGCTCGAAAGGATGAGTTTGGTGAAGTGGAAGAGTTTATCTGTAATACCTGTCGCTTTGATCAGAAAAAAACGAGCGATTGGGTGTTGGAGGAACCAACAGAAATAGACCGACATTCCGTCATTTCTGCCAATCACTACGAGTTATTTAATCCGCCGAAAGTTGTTAAGGAGAATCCGATACTACAGGAACAAAATCGCGAACAGTTGGCTAGAACAGAAAAATTGAAATAA
- the nuoH gene encoding NADH-quinone oxidoreductase subunit NuoH, translated as MEWSFVIEKLILVSIVFVITLVIAMYSTLAERKIAGFMQDRYGPDRAGLFGILQPLCDGGKFFFKEEIIPAGAHKVLFILGPTIAIITACISSAVIPWGQELQIGDRTISLQVAQGINVGVLYMFGVIALGVYGIMLGGWASNNKFSLMGAIRAASQSISYEIAMGLSLIALLMVTRTLTLEEIVAQQSGFVNWNIWAQPLGFIIFMVCAFAECNRVPFDLPECETELVGGYHTEYSSMKLGLYMFSEYINMFVSSALMASLYFGGYNFPFMNDMGLSANMITIIGVVVFFIKILLFIFFFMWVRWTLPRFRYDQLMNLGWKMLIPLAIANIVLTGVFTLIKDTYFS; from the coding sequence ATGGAGTGGTCTTTTGTCATAGAAAAATTAATACTGGTGTCCATAGTTTTCGTTATCACTTTGGTGATCGCGATGTATTCGACACTTGCGGAACGTAAAATTGCAGGCTTTATGCAAGATCGATATGGTCCTGATCGGGCTGGTCTCTTTGGTATCTTGCAACCGCTGTGTGATGGTGGTAAATTCTTCTTTAAGGAGGAAATTATACCCGCTGGTGCACATAAGGTGCTTTTTATTTTGGGGCCTACAATTGCGATTATAACGGCATGTATTAGTTCAGCCGTTATTCCCTGGGGGCAGGAGCTACAGATTGGAGACCGAACGATTTCTTTGCAGGTTGCACAAGGGATCAATGTAGGGGTGTTGTATATGTTTGGTGTGATTGCATTAGGTGTATATGGTATCATGTTGGGCGGATGGGCTTCCAATAATAAATTCTCACTTATGGGGGCAATTCGTGCAGCATCACAGAGTATCAGTTATGAGATTGCAATGGGATTATCACTTATTGCGCTATTGATGGTAACGCGCACTTTGACACTCGAAGAAATTGTTGCGCAGCAGTCGGGTTTTGTCAATTGGAATATCTGGGCACAGCCGCTGGGCTTTATCATTTTTATGGTCTGTGCTTTTGCCGAATGTAATCGGGTTCCATTTGATTTGCCGGAATGTGAAACGGAGCTTGTTGGTGGTTACCATACGGAGTACTCCTCCATGAAATTGGGACTCTACATGTTTTCCGAATATATTAACATGTTCGTTTCCTCTGCATTGATGGCATCACTCTATTTTGGCGGATATAATTTCCCTTTTATGAATGATATGGGATTGTCTGCCAATATGATCACGATCATCGGGGTGGTTGTATTCTTCATTAAAATATTGCTGTTTATCTTTTTCTTTATGTGGGTGCGTTGGACCTTACCACGTTTCCGCTACGATCAATTGATGAATCTAGGCTGGAAGATGTTGATTCCATTGGCTATTGCCAATATTGTACTTACAGGTGTATTTACATTGATTAAAGATACTTATTTCTCATAA
- a CDS encoding NADH-quinone oxidoreductase subunit I — protein MQLTNRKKVIEQKPMTFSERIYFPAIIKGLRITLRHFFKKIPTIKYPEEIRPYSKNFRGQHSLKRDEEGRERCTACGLCALSCPAEAITMTAAERKKGEENLYREEKYASVYEINMLRCIFCGLCEEACPKEAIYLDGPHVTADYLRKDFIYGKDKLVEPTFDITKLKS, from the coding sequence ATGCAACTAACCAATCGTAAAAAAGTAATTGAACAAAAACCGATGACATTTTCGGAAAGAATCTACTTTCCCGCTATTATCAAAGGTTTACGCATTACATTAAGGCATTTTTTTAAGAAAATACCGACCATTAAATATCCTGAGGAAATAAGACCTTATTCGAAAAACTTCAGGGGGCAACATTCGCTCAAACGTGATGAGGAAGGGCGTGAGCGGTGTACAGCCTGTGGATTATGTGCTTTGTCCTGCCCTGCAGAGGCGATTACAATGACTGCTGCCGAGCGAAAGAAAGGTGAAGAAAATCTTTACCGCGAGGAAAAGTATGCGTCAGTATATGAAATCAATATGTTGCGATGTATTTTCTGTGGTCTATGTGAAGAGGCCTGTCCGAAAGAAGCGATCTATCTGGATGGACCACATGTGACAGCAGATTATCTCCGTAAGGATTTTATCTATGGAAAAGATAAATTGGTAGAACCAACTTTTGATATTACCAAATTAAAGAGCTAA
- a CDS encoding NADH-quinone oxidoreductase subunit J, whose protein sequence is MTVFYFVAFLSIFFALLTIFTKNPVHSVLYLVITFFTFTIHYILLNAQFLAVVNFIVYMGAIMVLFLFVLMLLNLNKDTEPMKSNLVKFMGVIAGCCLLVTFFGVYRVFDISNPLTVVNPEIGLVKNLGKVLFNEFLLPFELSSLLLLTAMIGAILLAKKEPKQI, encoded by the coding sequence ATGACAGTATTTTATTTTGTAGCCTTCTTGTCTATTTTCTTTGCGCTGCTGACCATTTTTACAAAAAATCCTGTACACAGTGTACTGTATTTGGTCATTACGTTTTTTACGTTTACAATACATTATATTCTTTTGAATGCACAGTTTTTGGCAGTGGTGAATTTCATCGTATACATGGGAGCCATCATGGTTTTGTTTTTATTTGTATTGATGCTGCTCAACCTGAATAAGGATACCGAACCCATGAAATCCAACTTGGTTAAGTTTATGGGTGTTATCGCCGGCTGTTGCCTATTGGTGACTTTCTTCGGTGTATACCGCGTATTTGATATTTCTAATCCCTTGACTGTTGTTAATCCAGAAATCGGGTTGGTTAAGAATTTGGGTAAGGTGTTGTTTAACGAATTTTTGCTTCCTTTCGAATTATCATCATTATTGTTATTGACGGCAATGATTGGAGCAATATTATTAGCTAAGAAAGAACCTAAACAAATCTAA
- the nuoK gene encoding NADH-quinone oxidoreductase subunit NuoK — METVVQQLQGVPINHYLIFCAIIFVIGVIGVLIRRNVIIIMMSIELMLNAVNLLLAAFSVQHGDSSGQVFVFFIMALAAAEVAVGLAIIIMVYRNTKSVDIDSLNKLRW, encoded by the coding sequence ATGGAAACAGTTGTTCAACAGTTGCAGGGGGTGCCAATAAATCATTATCTGATTTTTTGTGCGATTATTTTCGTTATTGGTGTTATCGGTGTTCTTATTCGCCGTAACGTCATTATTATTATGATGTCTATTGAGTTGATGCTGAATGCGGTGAATCTTCTTTTAGCTGCTTTTTCAGTGCAGCATGGCGATTCGTCAGGACAGGTCTTTGTCTTCTTTATCATGGCATTGGCGGCGGCAGAAGTTGCCGTTGGCTTGGCGATTATTATTATGGTATATCGGAATACGAAGTCTGTGGATATCGATTCCTTAAATAAACTTCGTTGGTAG